A window of the Amycolatopsis solani genome harbors these coding sequences:
- a CDS encoding LCP family protein — MEDEQEKPEAAAEPVTQSDEWKPSPFPRTAPAPAPSRVRRAGRVTRRVALGLVSLLALGASGYAYVTKDQLQSTVPTTDALTPRAGEPAPPPADDGADDILLVGSDARTDAQGNPLPARLLRQLRTEANNGAVNTDTVIVLRVPKNGAKPSAISIPRDTWTDIPGRGPAKINSAYGIAKAHFAQELRGQGERDQAKIERDSDTEGRRVLVQTVQDLTQVRIDHYAEINLLGFYLLTEALGGVKVCLNHATEDKDSGANFPRGEQTVSGGEALSFVRQRKNLPRGDLDRIVRQQAFLSSALHQVLSAGTLTSPGTLNGLTDAAHRALTIDPGLDLLQFAQQAKGIASGDLAFATIPVITANGRSADGQSIVEIDPKAVREYVAGLAGRTPAPAPPSGGGSGAGSALPLAPAGSAPAAAPLPQASPGVPCVN; from the coding sequence GAGCAGGAAAAGCCGGAGGCGGCCGCCGAGCCGGTGACGCAGAGCGACGAGTGGAAGCCGTCGCCGTTCCCACGGACGGCTCCCGCTCCGGCGCCGTCACGCGTGCGACGAGCCGGCCGCGTGACCCGCCGGGTCGCGCTCGGCCTGGTGTCGCTGCTCGCGCTCGGCGCGAGTGGCTACGCGTACGTGACGAAGGACCAGCTGCAGAGCACCGTCCCGACGACCGACGCGCTGACCCCGCGCGCCGGCGAGCCCGCCCCGCCTCCGGCGGACGACGGCGCCGACGACATCCTCTTGGTCGGCAGCGACGCGCGCACGGACGCCCAGGGCAACCCCCTCCCGGCGCGGCTCCTGCGGCAGCTGCGCACGGAGGCCAACAACGGCGCGGTGAACACCGACACGGTGATCGTCCTGCGCGTCCCGAAGAACGGCGCCAAGCCGTCGGCGATCTCGATCCCGCGCGACACGTGGACCGACATCCCAGGCCGCGGCCCGGCGAAGATCAACTCGGCGTACGGCATCGCGAAAGCGCACTTCGCGCAGGAGCTGCGTGGCCAGGGCGAGCGCGACCAGGCGAAGATCGAGCGTGATTCGGACACCGAGGGCCGCCGGGTGCTCGTGCAGACGGTCCAGGACCTGACGCAGGTGCGGATCGACCACTACGCCGAGATCAACCTGCTGGGCTTCTACCTGCTGACCGAGGCCCTCGGCGGCGTGAAGGTCTGCCTGAACCACGCGACGGAGGACAAGGACTCGGGCGCGAACTTCCCCCGCGGCGAGCAAACGGTCTCGGGCGGCGAGGCGTTGTCGTTCGTCCGCCAGCGCAAGAACCTCCCCCGCGGCGACCTGGACCGGATCGTGCGCCAGCAGGCGTTCCTGTCCTCGGCCCTGCACCAGGTGCTGTCGGCGGGCACGCTCACCAGCCCGGGGACGTTGAACGGCCTGACGGACGCGGCACACCGGGCACTGACGATCGACCCGGGCCTCGACCTGCTGCAGTTCGCGCAGCAGGCGAAGGGGATCGCGTCCGGGGACCTGGCGTTCGCGACGATCCCGGTGATCACCGCGAACGGGCGGAGCGCGGACGGCCAGAGCATCGTGGAGATCGACCCGAAGGCGGTCCGCGAGTACGTGGCCGGCCTGGCCGGCCGCACCCCCGCTCCCGCACCCCCGTCCGGCGGAGGCTCAGGCGCCGGCTCCGCCCTCCCCCTCGCCCCCGCCGGCTCCGCCCCCGCCGCGGCCCCGCTCCCCCAAGCCTCCCCCGGCGTCCCCTGCGTCAACTGA
- a CDS encoding NAD(P)H-binding protein, whose protein sequence is MTILVTGARGNVGRAVLEELVSAGQDVRAASRDATTLDVPDGVAKVSADLEDASTLDAAVAGVSAVFLYTRPQGIEGFVKAAEAAGVRHVVLLSSSATLEPQSAEGRIARLHRAAEEALAAAPFASTVLNPGAFATNALGWRADIAEGVVRTAYPDSKIGAIHERDIAAVAARILIDRSHAGEALALTGPEPISFREQAAILADVLGRPLRVEELTAEQAAERMVASGFPPEVPPDVLRVWERTLREPSLVTDVVREVTGRAPRTFRQWAEDHRTDFA, encoded by the coding sequence ATGACCATTCTCGTCACCGGGGCTCGCGGCAACGTCGGCCGAGCGGTGCTCGAAGAGCTTGTTTCCGCAGGTCAAGACGTACGTGCGGCGAGCAGGGACGCGACCACGCTCGACGTTCCGGACGGCGTCGCGAAGGTGAGCGCGGACCTCGAAGACGCGTCGACGCTGGACGCCGCGGTGGCGGGGGTGTCCGCGGTCTTCCTGTACACGCGGCCGCAGGGCATCGAGGGATTCGTGAAGGCGGCTGAGGCGGCGGGCGTGCGGCACGTCGTCCTGCTGTCGTCGTCGGCGACGCTCGAACCGCAGTCGGCGGAGGGCCGGATCGCGCGGCTGCACCGCGCGGCGGAAGAGGCGCTGGCGGCGGCGCCGTTCGCCTCGACGGTGCTCAACCCGGGCGCGTTCGCGACGAACGCCCTGGGCTGGCGCGCGGACATCGCGGAGGGCGTGGTCCGCACGGCGTACCCGGACTCGAAGATCGGCGCCATCCACGAGCGCGACATCGCGGCGGTCGCGGCCCGGATCCTGATCGACCGCTCGCACGCCGGCGAAGCGCTCGCGCTGACGGGCCCGGAGCCGATCTCGTTCCGCGAGCAGGCCGCGATCCTGGCGGACGTCCTCGGGCGGCCGTTGCGGGTCGAAGAGCTGACGGCGGAGCAGGCGGCCGAGCGGATGGTCGCGTCAGGCTTCCCGCCCGAGGTGCCGCCGGACGTCTTGCGGGTGTGGGAGCGGACATTGCGGGAGCCGTCGCTGGTGACGGACGTGGTCCGCGAGGTGACCGGCCGCGCCCCGAGGACGTTCCGGCAGTGGGCGGAGGACCACCGCACCGACTTCGCCTGA
- a CDS encoding TIGR03089 family protein: MSLTDELLRPLLASPARPLITHYDDQLGSRVELSVATTANWAAKTANWLTEEFDVEPGDAVAVQLPAHWQTVGVLLGAWWCGARVVTEGAGARVAFVGPDDPEPTGATSTAVVTLDPMGRGLSEPPGGGAFDYLTESRMAGDQYRPLFPIPGDTAALFDSTVDEVLAEARARAAKLGLGHDDRVLSTRDWDGPEGILDGFLVPLAAGAHLVHVSNADEAKLGARRDAERTTADLPA; this comes from the coding sequence ATGAGCCTGACCGACGAGCTGCTGCGCCCGCTGCTGGCCTCGCCCGCCCGACCGTTGATCACCCACTACGACGACCAGCTCGGCAGCCGCGTCGAGCTGTCCGTGGCGACCACCGCCAACTGGGCCGCGAAGACGGCCAACTGGCTGACCGAAGAGTTCGACGTAGAGCCGGGCGACGCGGTGGCCGTGCAGCTCCCGGCGCACTGGCAGACCGTCGGCGTGCTGCTCGGGGCGTGGTGGTGCGGGGCGCGCGTGGTGACCGAGGGCGCCGGCGCGCGGGTGGCGTTCGTCGGGCCGGACGACCCGGAGCCGACCGGCGCGACCTCGACCGCCGTCGTCACGCTCGACCCGATGGGCCGCGGCCTGTCCGAACCGCCGGGCGGCGGCGCGTTCGACTACCTGACGGAGTCACGGATGGCGGGCGACCAGTACCGCCCGCTCTTCCCGATCCCCGGCGACACGGCGGCACTCTTCGACTCCACTGTGGACGAAGTGCTGGCCGAAGCCCGCGCCCGTGCGGCGAAACTGGGCCTCGGTCACGACGACCGCGTGCTGTCCACAAGGGACTGGGACGGGCCGGAGGGCATCCTCGACGGCTTCCTCGTCCCGCTCGCCGCCGGCGCCCACCTCGTCCACGTCAGCAACGCGGACGAGGCGAAACTGGGGGCCCGCCGTGACGCCGAGCGCACCACGGCGGACCTCCCGGCTTAA
- a CDS encoding translation factor GTPase family protein, translating into MKTLNIGILAHVDAGKTSLTERLLFDAGVLDHLGSVDRGDTQTDSLELERRRGITIRSAVASFVTGGTRITLIDTPGHSDFIAEVERALRVLDGAVLVVSAVEGVQAQTRVLMRTLRRLAIPTLIFVNKTDRAGARDQLGDIRAKLAPRAFAPHQTSPDELSELLADGDDAFLRSYVDDNVDAAARRAELARQVARGALHPVLSGSAITGDGVADLVTTMAELLPATERTGDGPLAATVFKIDRGRAGEKIAYARLYSGTLAARQRISFYRGETELTGRVSAVEVVGDDVALAGDVARVRGLREVRIGDRLGSPGAARDGVFAPPSLETVVRPVRPEQAAALFTALTRLSEEDPLIDVRRYGHDVSVRLYGEVQKEVLRSMLAEGAGIDVTFERTRTLYVEKPVARGEAVEELDPEQRLYFFATVGLRVEPGPGVAFGLSVELGSLPLAFHKAIEETVHRTLEQGLYGWEVLDIAVTLTHTAFFSPLSAAGDFRKMTPLVLMAALKVAGTRVHEPIHRFELEVPVPAVSAVLLKLAELRAVPGEPVTGTGTCTLHGTIPAAHVHEFEQALPALGQGEGVFLSEFCEYRPYPGPPPVRPRTGDNPLDRKEYLAQVARR; encoded by the coding sequence GTGAAAACCCTGAACATCGGCATTCTCGCGCACGTCGACGCCGGTAAGACCAGCCTGACCGAGCGCCTGCTGTTCGACGCGGGCGTCCTCGACCACCTAGGCAGCGTCGACCGGGGTGACACCCAGACCGACTCGCTCGAGCTCGAACGCCGCCGTGGCATCACCATCCGGTCCGCGGTGGCGTCCTTCGTGACCGGCGGCACCCGGATCACCCTGATCGACACCCCGGGCCACTCGGACTTCATCGCCGAGGTCGAGCGTGCCCTGCGGGTGCTCGACGGCGCCGTCCTCGTGGTGTCCGCCGTCGAGGGCGTCCAAGCCCAGACCCGCGTGCTGATGCGCACGCTGCGCCGTCTCGCCATCCCGACCCTCATCTTCGTCAACAAGACTGACCGCGCCGGCGCCCGCGACCAGCTCGGCGACATCCGCGCCAAGCTGGCGCCACGGGCGTTCGCGCCGCACCAGACGTCACCCGACGAGCTGAGCGAGCTGCTGGCCGACGGCGACGACGCTTTCCTGAGGTCCTATGTGGACGACAACGTCGACGCCGCGGCCCGCCGCGCCGAGCTGGCCCGGCAGGTCGCCCGCGGCGCGCTGCACCCCGTGCTGTCCGGCTCGGCCATCACCGGCGACGGCGTCGCGGACCTGGTGACGACGATGGCCGAGCTGCTCCCGGCGACCGAGCGCACCGGCGACGGGCCGCTGGCCGCGACGGTGTTCAAGATCGACCGCGGCCGCGCCGGGGAGAAGATCGCCTACGCCCGGCTGTACTCCGGCACACTGGCCGCGCGGCAGCGGATTTCCTTCTACCGCGGCGAAACCGAGCTCACCGGCCGGGTCTCGGCGGTCGAAGTCGTCGGCGACGACGTCGCACTCGCCGGGGACGTCGCCCGCGTGCGCGGACTGCGCGAGGTCCGGATCGGCGACCGGCTCGGGTCACCCGGCGCCGCTCGCGACGGCGTGTTCGCGCCGCCGAGCCTCGAAACCGTCGTGCGGCCGGTCCGGCCCGAGCAGGCTGCCGCGCTGTTCACCGCGCTGACCCGGCTGTCCGAAGAGGACCCGTTGATCGACGTCCGCCGGTACGGCCACGACGTTTCGGTGCGGCTCTACGGCGAAGTGCAGAAGGAAGTGCTGCGCTCGATGCTCGCCGAGGGCGCCGGGATCGACGTCACCTTCGAGCGGACGCGCACGCTGTACGTCGAGAAGCCGGTCGCCCGCGGCGAGGCCGTCGAGGAGCTGGACCCGGAGCAGCGGCTGTACTTCTTCGCGACGGTCGGGCTGCGGGTGGAACCCGGGCCGGGAGTCGCGTTCGGGCTGTCGGTGGAGCTGGGTTCGCTGCCCCTGGCGTTCCACAAGGCGATCGAGGAGACCGTCCACCGGACGCTCGAACAGGGGCTGTACGGCTGGGAGGTGCTGGACATCGCCGTCACGCTGACGCACACGGCGTTCTTCAGCCCGCTCAGCGCCGCCGGCGACTTCCGCAAGATGACGCCGCTGGTGCTCATGGCGGCATTGAAGGTGGCCGGCACGCGGGTGCACGAGCCGATACACCGCTTCGAGCTGGAGGTCCCGGTGCCTGCCGTCAGCGCGGTGCTGCTCAAGCTGGCCGAGCTGCGGGCGGTCCCCGGCGAACCCGTCACCGGGACCGGGACCTGCACGCTGCACGGCACGATCCCGGCGGCGCACGTCCACGAGTTCGAGCAGGCACTGCCGGCACTCGGCCAGGGCGAGGGCGTGTTCCTCAGCGAGTTCTGCGAGTACCGGCCGTACCCGGGGCCGCCGCCGGTCCGCCCCCGGACCGGCGACAACCCGTTGGACCGCAAGGAATACCTGGCGCAGGTCGCCCGGCGTTAG
- a CDS encoding DUF1206 domain-containing protein — protein MNRTEATARRGEKSDTVQLLGRIGMACYGVVHLVIAYLALQVAFGDSEQADQKGALQQVGSTAFGQILLWVIAVGLVAYGLWQFLMAAKGYTWVSGGKRTRKRIGAAARGVAVLVLGFTAVRIATGSGGGGSNNQSQQEFTAELLKLPAGPALVVVAAACVLGVAIAAGVKGFKKKFLEDLDTSELPGKTKRWIGWVGATGYLAKGVVFAIVAILLAIAGFQADPNKAGGLDAALKTLAAQPFGVVLLTVVALGLAAFGAYCFGAAWAHKR, from the coding sequence ATGAACCGGACAGAGGCCACCGCCCGAAGGGGCGAGAAGAGCGACACCGTGCAGCTGCTCGGCAGGATCGGGATGGCGTGCTACGGCGTCGTGCACCTCGTCATCGCCTACCTGGCGCTGCAGGTCGCCTTCGGAGACAGCGAGCAGGCGGACCAGAAGGGAGCGCTGCAGCAGGTCGGCTCGACGGCGTTCGGCCAGATTCTGCTCTGGGTGATCGCCGTCGGCCTCGTCGCCTACGGCCTCTGGCAGTTCCTGATGGCGGCCAAGGGCTACACCTGGGTCAGCGGCGGCAAGCGGACGCGCAAGCGGATCGGCGCCGCGGCGCGCGGGGTCGCCGTGCTCGTGCTCGGCTTCACCGCCGTCCGGATCGCCACCGGCAGCGGAGGTGGCGGCTCGAACAACCAGAGCCAGCAGGAGTTCACCGCCGAGCTGCTGAAGCTGCCGGCCGGGCCGGCACTGGTGGTCGTCGCCGCGGCGTGCGTGCTCGGCGTCGCGATCGCCGCCGGGGTGAAGGGGTTCAAGAAGAAGTTCCTCGAAGACCTCGACACGAGCGAGCTGCCGGGCAAGACCAAGCGCTGGATCGGCTGGGTCGGCGCCACGGGCTACCTCGCCAAGGGCGTCGTCTTCGCGATCGTCGCGATCCTCCTCGCCATCGCCGGGTTCCAGGCCGACCCGAACAAGGCCGGCGGGCTGGACGCCGCGCTCAAGACGCTCGCCGCCCAGCCCTTCGGCGTCGTGCTGCTGACCGTGGTGGCGCTCGGCCTCGCCGCGTTCGGTGCGTACTGCTTCGGCGCGGCCTGGGCCCACAAGCGCTAA
- a CDS encoding esterase/lipase family protein yields MTRRWLTAALAAAVALTLGAGAAQAAEREPTGPVQPNILTAALYSLGAPTIAPPGANDWNCKPSEKHPNPVLLSNGTTANAYENWANLSQKLANAGYCVFAGNFGGAPGSFLQTVGPVADTTKALAAFGDKVLQATGAGKLDVVGHSQGGMNVRYWIKYLGGADKISRLVGLSPSNHGTDLFGLLSTLERIPGVPAALGTVCQACNEQAVGSDFLTDLNAGGETVDGIQYTVIQTRYDDVVTPYTSAFLPAKPNVKNILLQNVCGLDFTDHLGITYDPVAQGLVLNALDPAHAKTPPCVPVPPVIS; encoded by the coding sequence ATGACGCGCAGGTGGCTGACCGCGGCTCTGGCCGCGGCGGTGGCGCTCACGCTGGGGGCCGGGGCCGCGCAGGCCGCGGAACGAGAACCGACCGGGCCCGTGCAGCCGAACATCCTCACGGCCGCGCTCTACTCGCTGGGGGCGCCCACCATCGCGCCGCCCGGGGCGAACGACTGGAACTGCAAGCCCTCCGAAAAGCACCCCAATCCCGTGCTGCTCTCCAACGGGACCACCGCCAACGCCTACGAAAACTGGGCCAACCTCTCGCAGAAGCTCGCCAACGCCGGGTACTGCGTCTTCGCCGGGAACTTCGGCGGGGCGCCCGGCTCCTTCCTGCAGACCGTCGGGCCGGTCGCCGACACCACGAAAGCGCTTGCTGCCTTCGGGGACAAGGTCCTGCAAGCCACCGGTGCCGGCAAGCTCGACGTCGTCGGGCACTCGCAGGGCGGGATGAACGTCCGGTACTGGATCAAGTACCTCGGCGGCGCGGACAAGATCAGCCGGCTTGTCGGGCTGTCCCCCTCGAACCACGGGACCGACCTCTTCGGCCTGCTCAGCACGCTCGAGCGGATCCCCGGCGTGCCCGCCGCGCTCGGGACCGTCTGCCAGGCGTGCAACGAACAAGCCGTCGGGTCCGACTTCCTCACCGACCTCAACGCCGGTGGGGAAACCGTCGACGGCATCCAGTACACCGTGATCCAGACCCGCTACGACGACGTCGTGACGCCGTACACGAGCGCGTTCCTGCCGGCGAAACCGAACGTCAAGAACATCCTGCTGCAGAACGTCTGCGGGCTCGACTTCACCGACCACCTCGGCATCACCTACGACCCCGTCGCCCAGGGGCTGGTGCTCAACGCGCTCGACCCCGCGCACGCCAAGACGCCGCCGTGCGTGCCGGTGCCGCCCGTGATCAGCTGA
- a CDS encoding acyl-CoA dehydrogenase family protein codes for MTDGLYQLAEEHEELRAAVRALAEKEIAPYAAEVDENERYPIEAYNALVKSGFNAVHIGEEYDGQGADAIGACIVIEEVARVDASASLIPAVNKLGTQPIILSGSESVKKLVLPSIASGEASASYALSEREAGSDTASMRTRARLDGDHWVLNGTKCWITNAGESSWYTVMAVTDPDAEKKANGISAFVVHKDDPGFSVGPKEKKLGIKGSPTREIYFENCTIPEDRIIGEPGSGLKTALRTLDHTRPTIGAQALGIAQGALDAAVAYVKDRRQFGKAIAEFQGIQFMLADMGTKIEAARHLVYASAAATERGDKRAGFMASAAKAYASDIAMEVTTDAVQLFGGAGYTRDFPVERMMRDAKITQIYEGTNQIQKVVMARALLKG; via the coding sequence GTGACCGACGGCCTGTACCAGCTTGCCGAGGAGCACGAGGAGCTGCGGGCCGCGGTCCGGGCCCTGGCCGAGAAGGAGATCGCGCCCTACGCGGCCGAGGTCGACGAGAACGAGCGCTACCCGATCGAGGCGTACAACGCGCTCGTCAAGTCGGGCTTCAACGCCGTCCACATCGGCGAGGAGTACGACGGCCAGGGTGCGGACGCCATCGGCGCGTGCATCGTGATCGAAGAGGTCGCGCGGGTCGACGCGTCGGCGTCGCTGATCCCGGCCGTGAACAAGCTCGGCACGCAGCCGATCATCCTGTCCGGTTCGGAGAGCGTGAAGAAGCTGGTGCTGCCCTCGATCGCGTCGGGCGAGGCTTCGGCGTCGTACGCGCTTTCGGAGCGCGAAGCGGGCTCGGACACCGCGTCGATGCGCACGCGCGCCCGGCTCGACGGCGACCACTGGGTGCTCAACGGCACCAAGTGCTGGATCACGAACGCGGGCGAGTCCTCCTGGTACACGGTGATGGCCGTGACCGACCCGGACGCGGAGAAGAAGGCCAACGGCATCTCGGCGTTCGTCGTGCACAAGGACGACCCGGGCTTCTCGGTGGGCCCGAAGGAGAAGAAGCTCGGCATCAAGGGTTCCCCGACCCGCGAGATCTACTTCGAGAACTGCACGATCCCCGAGGACCGCATCATCGGCGAGCCCGGCTCCGGCCTGAAGACGGCGCTGCGCACCCTCGACCACACCCGCCCGACGATCGGCGCCCAGGCACTGGGCATCGCCCAGGGCGCCCTCGACGCGGCCGTGGCGTACGTGAAGGACCGCCGCCAGTTCGGCAAGGCGATCGCGGAGTTCCAGGGCATCCAGTTCATGCTGGCCGACATGGGCACCAAGATCGAAGCGGCCCGCCACCTGGTCTACGCCTCCGCGGCGGCCACCGAGCGCGGCGACAAGCGCGCGGGCTTCATGGCCTCGGCGGCGAAGGCGTACGCGTCGGACATCGCGATGGAGGTCACGACGGACGCCGTCCAGCTCTTCGGCGGCGCCGGCTACACCCGCGACTTCCCGGTGGAGCGCATGATGCGCGACGCGAAGATCACGCAGATCTACGAAGGCACGAACCAGATCCAGAAGGTCGTCATGGCCCGCGCCCTGCTCAAGGGCTGA
- a CDS encoding class I adenylate-forming enzyme family protein, with the protein MPLTAPTTPPGLPASLDYPEVPVGSILAAGAARWGDRIAFEHDGRSLTFTETHRAACRFAHALRARGIGRGDVVALHLPNCLAFPVAYYGTLLAGATFSPANPLLPPGDLAFQLTDCEAAAVVTFGPVSGALASVADRIPARLTIVVNPTADLPAGAVEFEAFHAGQPETRPSVDTDVHEDLAHLAYTGGTTGRSKGVRLTHRNVVVNTLQHACWGTGSVPALDEHGDVTIDQIGSEDEWPSRLGTGVAINLTPWFHAMGIIGGLNAAVLAGTTTVLHARFDPAAYIADAERLRITGIGGAPALFAALLATPAFRTADLSSVKSIGSGAAPMNHAMINALRERFPGVVVAEGYGLTEATMGAVISPTYRSGTRKVGSVGVPIFDTEVKIVPAEGGEDPLPAGEKGEVCLRGPQIMRGYRNRPEETAQALVDGWLHTGDIGILDADGYLSIVDRKKDMLLYKGYNVFPRELEELLVTMPGVAAAAVVGRPDDEVGELPVAFVVPRGPLDGAELMAAVNEKVLPYKRLREVHVVEQIPVSAAGKVLKRELRQQLTGELPG; encoded by the coding sequence ATGCCGCTCACCGCGCCGACGACGCCGCCCGGTTTGCCCGCCTCCCTCGACTACCCCGAAGTCCCCGTCGGTTCGATCCTCGCCGCGGGCGCCGCCCGCTGGGGCGACCGGATCGCCTTCGAACACGACGGCCGGAGCCTGACCTTCACCGAGACCCACCGCGCGGCCTGCCGGTTCGCGCACGCGCTGCGGGCCCGCGGCATCGGCCGCGGCGACGTCGTGGCGCTGCACCTGCCGAACTGCCTCGCCTTCCCGGTCGCCTACTACGGCACGCTGCTGGCCGGGGCCACCTTCAGCCCGGCCAACCCGCTGCTCCCGCCGGGTGACCTCGCCTTCCAGCTCACCGACTGCGAGGCCGCGGCCGTGGTGACGTTCGGCCCGGTCTCGGGCGCGCTCGCGAGCGTCGCCGACCGGATCCCGGCCCGGCTGACGATCGTCGTGAACCCCACCGCCGACCTGCCCGCCGGCGCCGTCGAGTTCGAGGCGTTCCACGCCGGGCAGCCGGAGACGCGCCCTTCGGTGGACACCGACGTCCACGAAGACCTCGCGCACCTCGCCTACACCGGCGGCACCACCGGCCGCTCGAAGGGCGTGCGGCTCACTCACCGCAACGTCGTGGTCAACACCCTCCAGCACGCGTGCTGGGGCACCGGCTCGGTGCCGGCGCTCGACGAGCACGGCGACGTCACGATCGACCAGATCGGCAGCGAGGACGAGTGGCCGTCCCGGCTCGGCACCGGCGTCGCGATCAACCTGACCCCCTGGTTCCACGCGATGGGCATCATCGGCGGACTGAACGCGGCCGTCCTCGCCGGCACCACGACCGTGCTCCACGCGCGTTTCGACCCGGCCGCCTACATCGCCGACGCCGAACGGCTGCGGATCACCGGCATCGGCGGCGCGCCCGCGTTGTTCGCCGCGCTGCTCGCGACGCCCGCCTTCCGGACCGCGGACCTGTCGTCCGTGAAGTCGATCGGCTCCGGCGCGGCCCCGATGAACCACGCGATGATCAACGCGTTGCGTGAGCGGTTCCCCGGCGTGGTCGTGGCCGAGGGGTACGGCCTCACCGAAGCGACCATGGGCGCGGTCATTTCCCCGACGTATCGCTCGGGCACGCGCAAGGTCGGCTCGGTGGGCGTGCCGATCTTCGACACGGAGGTCAAGATCGTCCCGGCCGAGGGCGGCGAGGATCCGCTCCCCGCGGGCGAGAAGGGCGAAGTCTGCCTCCGCGGCCCGCAGATCATGCGGGGCTACCGCAACCGCCCGGAGGAAACGGCGCAGGCGCTGGTCGACGGCTGGCTCCACACGGGCGACATCGGCATCCTCGACGCCGACGGCTACCTGTCCATCGTGGACCGCAAGAAGGACATGCTGCTGTACAAGGGCTACAACGTCTTCCCGCGCGAGCTCGAGGAACTGCTGGTGACCATGCCCGGCGTGGCGGCGGCCGCGGTCGTCGGCCGGCCGGACGACGAGGTCGGCGAGCTGCCGGTGGCGTTCGTGGTGCCGCGCGGGCCGCTGGACGGGGCCGAGCTGATGGCCGCGGTCAACGAGAAGGTGCTGCCCTACAAGCGGTTGCGGGAGGTGCACGTGGTCGAGCAGATCCCGGTGTCCGCGGCGGGGAAGGTCCTCAAGCGCGAACTGCGTCAGCAGCTGACCGGCGAGCTACCCGGCTAA
- a CDS encoding Lrp/AsnC family transcriptional regulator, producing MTESLAVQPDDVRLIRALQIAPRASFASIAAALGVTENAVARRYRRLRAEGVLRVAGIVDPGALGQSKWLVRLRCRPGSVAAIADALAKRDDVSWVGLCAGGSEIGFAVRSRTREQRDDLLGQQLPRTAAVLDIHVAAMLRQFVGGRGHYWAALRGTLDPEQEARLGGDGAPFTEAPVVAREPVHLTAEDEKLLAVLAADGRAALVDLAAAADLTPGRAARRLAALVRSRVVHIDVEIAAAALGYHARANLWLRVHPSAVKDVGRTLAQLPEIAFAAAVSGPHNVHAVTHCRDLDELFEFTSDRIGSLPGLQSMEVSPLLKHVKQAGTLLSGDRLAG from the coding sequence ATGACCGAATCCCTCGCTGTGCAGCCCGACGATGTGCGTCTCATCCGCGCGCTCCAGATCGCCCCGCGGGCCTCGTTCGCCTCGATCGCGGCCGCGCTCGGCGTCACCGAGAACGCCGTCGCGCGGCGCTACCGGCGGCTGCGTGCCGAGGGGGTCCTGCGGGTCGCGGGCATCGTCGACCCGGGCGCGCTGGGGCAGAGCAAGTGGCTGGTGCGGCTGCGGTGCCGGCCCGGCAGCGTCGCGGCGATCGCCGACGCACTGGCGAAGCGGGACGACGTCAGCTGGGTGGGGCTGTGCGCCGGCGGCTCCGAGATCGGCTTCGCGGTGCGTTCGCGGACGCGGGAACAGCGGGACGACCTGCTCGGCCAGCAGTTGCCGCGGACCGCGGCCGTCCTCGACATCCACGTGGCCGCGATGCTCCGCCAGTTCGTCGGCGGCCGCGGGCACTACTGGGCCGCGCTGCGGGGCACCCTGGACCCCGAGCAGGAAGCGCGGCTCGGGGGCGACGGGGCACCGTTCACCGAAGCCCCGGTCGTGGCCCGCGAGCCGGTGCACCTCACGGCCGAGGACGAGAAGCTGCTCGCGGTCCTCGCCGCGGACGGCCGCGCCGCACTGGTCGACCTCGCCGCGGCCGCGGACCTGACGCCCGGTCGCGCCGCACGCCGCCTGGCGGCACTGGTCCGGTCGCGCGTCGTCCACATCGACGTCGAAATCGCGGCCGCGGCGCTCGGCTACCACGCACGGGCGAACCTCTGGTTGCGCGTGCACCCGTCGGCAGTCAAGGACGTCGGGCGCACGCTCGCGCAGCTGCCCGAGATCGCCTTCGCCGCCGCGGTTTCCGGGCCGCACAACGTCCACGCCGTCACGCACTGCCGGGACCTCGACGAACTGTTCGAGTTCACCTCCGACCGGATCGGTTCGCTGCCCGGGTTGCAGAGCATGGAGGTCTCGCCGCTGCTCAAGCACGTCAAGCAGGCGGGGACGCTCCTGTCCGGCGACCGGTTAGCCGGGTAG